Within the Gemmobacter sp. genome, the region GTCTATGCGCTGCCGGCCGATACGGCGGCGCAGGCCGAACAGGCGCTGGAAAGCTTCGTGCAGACGCTGGGCAAAACCTTTGCCCATCTGCCCATCGGCCTTGCGATCTTTGACCGGCAGCGCAAGTTGCAGTTGTTCAATCCGGCGCTGACCGACCTTTGCAATCTGCCGGTCGATTTCCTGTCGGCCCGCCCCGGCCTGTTCGCCGTTCTGGATGCCATGCGCGAACGCGGCATGATCCCCGAGCCCAAGGATTACAAATCCTGGCGCCAGCAGATGGCCGCGCTGGAACAATCCGCCGCCAATGGCCAGTATGAGGAGACCTGGGCGCTGCATTCCGGGCTGACCTACCGGGTGATCGGCCGCCCGCATCCCGAAGGCGCGCTGGCGCTGCTGTTTCAGGACATCAGCGATGAAATCACCCGCGCCCGCCGCATGCGCGCCGATCTGGAACTGGGCCAATCCGTGATCGACGCCACGGACGAGGCGATTGCCGTCTTTTCCTCGGCCGGGCAACTGGTCATGTCGAACACCGCCTATGCGCGGCTCTGGGGGCATGACCCTTCGGGCATGGTGGCCGACCAGTCGCTGGCCGATCTGGCAGACAGGTGGCGCGGTGCCTGCGCGCCTAGCCATTTCTGGTCGCTGACCGAAGGTTATGCCGCCAGCTCTGGCCCGCGCGAACCCTGGGTCTCGCAGGCGCGGATGAACGATGGCCGCAGCCTGCGCTGCCGGCTGGCGCCCCTGGCGGGCGGGGCCACGCTGGTGGGCTTCAGCGCCGAAGCCGGGCTGGATATGGCACCCGACCCCGCGATGCGGCTGATCCTGTCGCCCGATCCCGTGCTGCCCGACGATACTTCGCCACCGCTGCGCCGCGCACCAGCCTGACGGCGCCCCTTCCGCCGCCCCGCCGCGCAGGCTACAACGCCCGCATGACCGCCCGTGCCCTGACCTTCCCCCTGCCCGATCCCGACGCGACCGGGGCCTTGGGATGCTGGCTGGCCGACCGGCTGGCCCCCGGCGACGTGCTGTTGCTGCAAGGCCCGATCGGCGCCGGCAAGACCCATCTGGCCAGGGCGCTGATCCAGCACCGTCTGGCCACCGACCACCGGGCCGAGGATGTGCCTTCGCCCACCTTCACGCTGGTGCAGGTCTATGACACTTCGGCGGGCGAGATCTGGCACGCCGACCTTTACCGCCTGTCCCATCCGCAAGAGGTGGTGGAACTTGGCCTGGACGAGGCGTTTTCCACCGCGCTCTGCCTGATCGAATGGCCCGACCGGCTGGGCAGCCTGACCCCGCCTCAGGCCCTGACCCTGACCCTGACCGCTGATGGCGACGGCCGCCTTGCCACACTGACCGGGCCGGCCGACCGTCTGGCCCGCCTTGGACCGCCGCCCCCGCCATGACCGACCGCAAGATCCTTTCCGACGCTTTCGTTGCCGGTGCCGGCTGGGCCGATGCGCAGCGCCGCTTTCTGGCTGGCGATGCCTCGGCCCGCAGCTATGACCGGCTGGTGCGCGGGGCCGAAACCGCCGTGCTGATGGACGCGCCACCCGACCGGGGCGAGGATGTGCGCCCCTTTGTCACCATGGCAAATCACCTGCGCGGGCTTGGCCTGTCGGCACCGGCGATCCTGGCGCAGGATGCGGCGAACGGCTTTCTGCTGATCGAGGATCTGGGCGATACGCTCTATGCCCGGCTGCTGAAAGGCGATCCGGGGCCAGAGACCGCGATCTATACCGCCGCGGTCGAGGTTCTGGCCCATCTGCAAGCCGCCCCTGCCCCGCCGGGCCTGCCTGACCATAGCCGCGGTTTCATGGCCAATGCCGCCGGCCTGTCGCAGATCTGGTATGCGCGCGCCATCACCGGCCAGCCGCAGGATGCCACCGCCCTGATCGCCGCGATGGACCGGGCGATGGCTGCACATTGCACCGCGCGCCCGGTGCTGGTGCTGCGCGACTATCATGCGGAAAACCTGCTGTGGTTGCCGGGGCGCAGCGGGCTGGCGCGCGTGGGGCTGCTCGATTTCCAGATGGGCTCCATGGGCCAGCCGGAATACGACCTGATCTCGTTGCTGCAAGATGCCCGGCGGGATGTGCCGCGCGATCTGGCCAACCGGATGATCCGGCATTTTGCCGCCACTACCGGCGCCGACCCCGACCCCACCGCCACCGCCTGCGCCGTCCTGGGCGCCCAGCGGGCCTTGCGGATTCTGGGGGGCTTCACCCGGCTGTCGCTGCATTTCGGCAAGCCGGGCTATGTGCGGCTGATCCCCCGGGTCTGGGCGCATCTGCAACACGATCTGGCCCACCCCGCCCTGGCCGAGGTGCGGGCCGCCGCCCGCCTGCCCGACCCCACCCCCGGCGCCTTGCAAAGGATCACCGACCTGTGTGGAACCGTCCCGACTCTCTGATGCTGTTCGCGGCCGGGTTCGGCACCCGGATGGGCGCCCTGAGCGCCGACCGGCCCAAGCCGCTGATCCCCGTTGCCGGCCGCCCGCTGATCGACCATGCGCTGGCATTGGCGGATGGGGCCGGCATCGGCCGTATCGTCGCGAACCTGCATTATCGGGGCGACCAGATTCGCGCCCATCTGTCCGGGCGGGGGGTGCTGTTCAGCGATGAACAGCCCGAGATCCTGGAAACCGGCGGCGGCCTGCGCGCCGCCTTGCCGCTACTGGGCGCGGGGCCGGTCTACACGCTGAACACCGATGCGGTCTGGACGGGCGACAACCCACTGGAAACCCTGGGGAATGCCTGGGACAACGGCATGGATGCCCTGCTGCTGCTGGCCCCCGTTGCGCAGACACGCGGGCACGGGCCCAAGGGCGACTTCACCCTGCATCCCGACGGCCGGATCACCCGTGGCGGCGATATGGTGTATCTGGGCGCACAGATCCTTGATCCCTCCGGTCTGGCAGCCATCCCCGACCGGGTGTTTTCGCTCAACCGCCTGTGGGACCGGATGATTGCGGGCGGCCGGGCCTTTGGCGCGCTGCACGCCGGGCTCTGGTGCGATGTCGGCCGTCCCGAGGGTATCGCCGAGGCCGAGGCCATGCTGCGCGAGGGCGGCGATGACTGACAGCCGCATCTTCGGCATTCCCCCCGGGCTGGATTTTGCCGCCGCATTGGTCGCCGGCCTGCGGGACCGCCTGTCAGGCCAGCCGCCCGAGGCGATGGCGCGGGCCACGCTCTGGGTGAACTCGTCGCGCATGCGCGAACGGGTGCGTGCGCAATTCACGACGCATGAATTGCTGCCCCGGATCCGGCTGGTCACCGAACTGGCCGAGGTGCTGCCCCTGCCCGGTCTGCCGCCCCCCGAACCCGGCCTGCGCCGGCGGTTGCAGCTGACCCAGTTGATCGCGCGCCTGCTGGATGCCGAACCCGATCTGGCGCCGCGATCCGCGCTGTATGATCTGGCCGACAGTCTGGCCGCCCTGATGGATGAAATGGCCGGCGAAGGCGTGGCACCCGAGGCGGTTTCGGCGCTGGATGTGTCGGACCACTCGTTGCACTGGGCGCGGACGCAGCGGTTTCTGGGCATCGTCGCGCCGTTCTTTGGCCCCGATGCCAGCCCGCAGGCCGAAACGCGGCGACGCATGGTGGCGGCCCGGCTGGCCGATCTGTGGGCAGCGCATCCGCCACAGGGGCCGGTGATCGTGGCGGGGTCCACCGGATCACGCGGGGCGACGGCGCTGATGATGCAGGCGGTGGCAGCACTGCCGATGGGCGCGCTGGTGCTGCCGGGGCATGATTTCGACATGCCGCTACCGCTGTGGGATGGGCTGGACAATGCCCTGACCGCCGAGGACCACCCGCAATACCGCACCCGCCACCTGCTGGATCTGCTGGGCGAAAGCGCCGGCCGGATCACCCCATGGGTCGCCACGCCCCCCCCGGCCCCGGACCGCAACCGCCTGGTCTCGCTGGCATTGCGCCCGGCGCCGGTGACCGACCAATGGCTGACCGAAGGCGCGCATCTGCCCGACCTGCGGGACGCGACCGCCGGCCTGTCGCTGGTCGAGGCGCCAAGTCCGCGGGCCGAGGCGCTGGCCATTGCCCTGATGCTGCGCAACGCGGGCGAGGAGGGGCGCACGGCCGCGCTGGTCACCCCCGACCGCGATCTGGCCCGGCAGGTCACGGTTGCGCTGGATCGCTGGGGGATCGTGCCCGATGACAGCGCGGGGCGGCCGCTGGCGCTGTCGCCCCCGGGGCGGCTGCTGCGGCAGATCACCGGGCTGTTCGGCCAGCGTATTACGGGCGACCGGCTGCTGGCGCTGCTGAAACATCCGCTGGTGCATACCGGCGCCGGGCGGGGCGAGCATCTGCGCCTGACGCGCGATCTGGAACTGCACCTGCGCCGCAAGGGGCCGGCCTTTCCCGACCCCGGTTTCCTGCGCGGCTGGGGCGCGGCGCAGACGGCACCCGATTGGGGCAACTGGCTGGCCGATTGCATCGCCGGGCTGGATCAGGTGGGCACCCGGCCCCTGGCCGACCATCTGGCGCATCACCGCGCGCTGGCCGAGGGGCTGGCCGCCGGCCCGATGCCGGGCAGTGGCGAATTGTGGCTGGAAAACCCCGGAGAGGTTGCCGCCACCGCCTTTGCCGCGCTCGAATCCGAGGCGGCGCATGGCGGCGACCTGGCCCCGCATGATTACGCCGCGCTGTTCGATGCCGTCATCGCCGGACAAGAGGTGCGCGACGTGATCACGCCGCACCCTTTCCTGCGCATTCAGGGCAGCCGCGAGGCGCGCGAACTCGCCGCCGATCTGGTGATCATGGGGGGGCTGAACGACGGATCATGGCCGCAACTGCCCCCGCCCGACCCCTGGCTGAACCGCCAGATGCGGATGAAGGCGGGGTTGCTGCTGCCCGAACGCCGCATCGGCCTGTCGGCGCATGATTTCCAGCAGGCCATCGCCGCGCCGCAGGTGATCCTGACGCGCGCCGCCCGCAGCGACGAGGCGGAAAGCGTGCCCTCGCGCTGGTTGAACCGGCTGGTGAACCTGATGCAGGGGCTGCCCGACCGGCAGGGGCCGCAGGCGCTGGCTGCGATGCGGGCGCGCGGTGCGGAATGGCTGGACATGGCCCGCGCGCTGGAACGCCCGGCGCAGGATACCCCGCGCGCGCAACGCCCGGCCCCTGCCCCGCCCGCCGGGGCCCGGCCGCGCGAACTGCCGGTGACGGGGATCGAAACCCTGATCCGCGATCCCTATGCCATTTACGCGCGCGAAATCCTGCGGTTTCGCGCGCTGGATCCCTTGCGCGCCGAACCCGATGCCCGGTTGCGCGGATCGGTGCTGCACAAGGTGATGGAGGTGTTCGCCCGCAACGGCGACCGTTCGGTGCACGGCCTGCTGGCCGCCGCCGATACCGTGCTGGAAACCGAGGTGCCCTGGCCCGCCGCCCGCATCCTGTGGCGCCAGCGGATTGCGCGGGTTGCCGACTGGTTCCTGGCCTTCGAGGCCGACAATGCCGGCGCCCCCGTCCTGCTGGAAAGCGCCGGCGGGATCGAGGTGGCGGGAACCGGCTTTCGCCTGACCGCGCGGCCCGACCGGATCGACATGCTGGCCGATGGCCGCCTGCACCTTTACGATTACAAGACCGGCACCCCGCCCAGCCCCAAGCAGCAGCAGTATTTCAACCAGCAGCTGACGCTTCAGGCCGCGATGGCGCGCCTTGGCGGCTTTGGCCGTATCGGCCCGTCCGAGGTGGCGGCGGCCACCTATGTGGGTCTGGGATCGACCCCCAAGGCCGAACCCGTCGACGTGGCCGAGGAGGTGCTGGACAAGGCCTGGGCCGGGCTGGCGAAACTGATCGCCACCTATCTGGACCCGGCCACCGGCTATGCCGCCCGCCGCGCCATGCACAAGCACGGCTTTGGCAGCGACTATGACCAGCTGTCGCGCTTTGGCGAATGGACCATGGCCGACAGTGCCGTGCAGATGCCCGTCAGCAAGGAGGGCGAGGCATGAGCCTGTCTGCATCCGAGGTTCAGCAGCGCGCTGCCGACCCGGCCCATTCGGTCTGGACATCGGCCAATGCCGGGTCGGGCAAGACCAAGGTGCTGACCGACCGCGTCGCCCGCCTGCTGCTGTCGGGGACCGAGCCGCAGCGCATCCTGTGCCTGACCTATACCAAGGCCGCCGCGGCCGAGATGCAGAACCGCCTGTTCCGCCGACTTGGCGAATGGGCGATGATGCCGGAACCCGCCTTGCGCGATGCGCTGGCCGGGCTGGGCCTGACCACAGCCCCCGATGCCGATACGCTGGCCGCCGCCCGCCGGCTGTTCGCCCGCGCCATCGAAACGCCGGGTGGGTTGAAGATTCAGACCATCCACAGTTTCTGTGCCTCGCTTCTGCGGCGCTTCCCGCTCGAGGCGCAGGTCTCGCCGGGGTTTGCAGAGATGGACGACCGTTCCGCCGACCTGCTGCGCGCCGAAATTGTCGAGGATATGGCCGAACGGCTGGCGCCCGGGCTGATCGCGCGTCTGGCGCGGCAATATACCGGCGAAGATTTCCTGCGGCTGGCCGCCGAGGTGGCCCGCAACCGGGCGCGCTTTGTCGGGCAAAGCCGCCCGATGCTGGCCGCCGCGCTGGGACTGGCGCACGACGATAGCCCGCAGCGCCTGCTGGCCGATGTGTTCCTGGGGGGCGAGGCCGATTGGCTGACGCAGGTCGCGGGCCATCTGGCAACGGGCGGCGTGACCGACAGCAAGGCCGCGCTGCGGCTGAAGGCGCTGGATCTGATCGGGGCGGGCCTGCGCGATCTGGCCGGGCTGGAAGGCGTGCTGCTGACCGGATCCTCCGCCAAGGAGCCATTCTCGGCCAAGATCGGCAGCTTTCCCACCAAGGCGACGCGCGGCAAGCTGGGCAGCCTGATCGGGCCGCTGGAACAGCTGATGGGCCGGGTGGAATCCGCCCGCCCCCGCCGCCTGGCGCTGGAGGCACTGGAACGCTCGGCCACGCTGCACGATTTTGCCGCCGTGTTCCTGCCGGAATACGACCGGCGCAAGCAGGCGCGCGGCTGGCTGGATTTCGACGACCTGATCCTGCGCGCGCGCGATCTGCTGTCGGTCTCCTCGGTCGCGCAATGGGTGCTGTATCGGCTGGATGGCGGCATCGACCACATTCTGGTGGACGAGGCGCAGGACACCGGCCCCGACCAGTGGCGCGTGATCGAACTGCTGGCGCAGGAATTCACCGCCGGACAAGGCGCGCGCGATCAGGGGCGCACGATCTTTGTCGTAGGGGACAAGAAGCAGTCGATCTATTCGTTCCAGGGCGCCGATCTGGAAAAGTTCGACGCCATGCAGGCGCATTTCGCGCAGCGGCTGTCGGCGGTGGGCACCGCACTGCATCTGCATCCGCTGGAATTTTCCTTCCGCTCCTCGCCGGCCGTTCTGGGGGCGGTGGATGCCACCTGCGCCCCGTTCGAAAGCCTTGGCCGCGTGTCCCACATCGCCTTTCGCGGGGCGATGCCGGGGCGGGTGGACCTGTGGCCGGTGGTCGCGGCCGAAGATGACCCCGATCCCGGCGACTGGTTCGATCCGGTGGACCTGCCCAGCCCCCGCGCGCCCGAAGTGGTGCTGGCCGAACGCATCGCGCAGCAGATCCGGGCGCTGCTGGCGGCGGGCACCCGCATTCCCCGCGCCGATGGCAGCACACGGCCGATGCGGGCCGGCGATGTGCTGATCCTGGTGCAGCGCCGCAGCGCGCTGTTTCACGAACTGATCCGCGCCTGCAAGGCGGCCGGCCTGCCCATTGCCGGCGCCGACCGGCTGAAGCTGGGGGCGGAAATCGCGGTCAAGGATCTGGCGGCGCTGCTGTCGTTCCTGGCCACGCCCGAAGATGACCTGTCGCTGGCCACCGCCCTGCGATCGCCGTTGTTCGGCTGGGACGAACAGCAGATTTACGACCTGGCGCAGGGTCGGGGGCGGCAGTGGCTCTGGGAAACCCTGCGAAAACGCGATGGTCACCCCGAAACGCTGGCCATCCTGCACGATCTGCGCAACCGCGCCGATTTTCTGCGCCCGTTCGAACTGATCGACCGCATCCTGACCCGCCACGACGGCCGCCGCCGCCTGATCGCCCGGCTGGG harbors:
- a CDS encoding PAS-domain containing protein; the encoded protein is MSLGQVMWFFAVSLVAATVALVVSALAERRLARVRAGVFSDTPGGTVLLFDGETLLDATAAARALLAASRSSGNAWQRFLSWAAPRFPGVEGKLGQLPDLGQVRLTSPGAEGLTLVAEWRSGVRRIMLLEPHVESHGRLVDSLAQRAQDDELAALRQITDDAPLPIWREDAGGAISWANRAYVTLAMQQAAEDVPIGWPLPRLMAAAQTGRQSLALPAGRPAAVFDCAVSTQPDGGRIVYALPADTAAQAEQALESFVQTLGKTFAHLPIGLAIFDRQRKLQLFNPALTDLCNLPVDFLSARPGLFAVLDAMRERGMIPEPKDYKSWRQQMAALEQSAANGQYEETWALHSGLTYRVIGRPHPEGALALLFQDISDEITRARRMRADLELGQSVIDATDEAIAVFSSAGQLVMSNTAYARLWGHDPSGMVADQSLADLADRWRGACAPSHFWSLTEGYAASSGPREPWVSQARMNDGRSLRCRLAPLAGGATLVGFSAEAGLDMAPDPAMRLILSPDPVLPDDTSPPLRRAPA
- the tsaE gene encoding tRNA (adenosine(37)-N6)-threonylcarbamoyltransferase complex ATPase subunit type 1 TsaE, giving the protein MTARALTFPLPDPDATGALGCWLADRLAPGDVLLLQGPIGAGKTHLARALIQHRLATDHRAEDVPSPTFTLVQVYDTSAGEIWHADLYRLSHPQEVVELGLDEAFSTALCLIEWPDRLGSLTPPQALTLTLTADGDGRLATLTGPADRLARLGPPPPP
- a CDS encoding aminoglycoside phosphotransferase family protein, yielding MTDRKILSDAFVAGAGWADAQRRFLAGDASARSYDRLVRGAETAVLMDAPPDRGEDVRPFVTMANHLRGLGLSAPAILAQDAANGFLLIEDLGDTLYARLLKGDPGPETAIYTAAVEVLAHLQAAPAPPGLPDHSRGFMANAAGLSQIWYARAITGQPQDATALIAAMDRAMAAHCTARPVLVLRDYHAENLLWLPGRSGLARVGLLDFQMGSMGQPEYDLISLLQDARRDVPRDLANRMIRHFAATTGADPDPTATACAVLGAQRALRILGGFTRLSLHFGKPGYVRLIPRVWAHLQHDLAHPALAEVRAAARLPDPTPGALQRITDLCGTVPTL
- a CDS encoding nucleotidyltransferase family protein translates to MLFAAGFGTRMGALSADRPKPLIPVAGRPLIDHALALADGAGIGRIVANLHYRGDQIRAHLSGRGVLFSDEQPEILETGGGLRAALPLLGAGPVYTLNTDAVWTGDNPLETLGNAWDNGMDALLLLAPVAQTRGHGPKGDFTLHPDGRITRGGDMVYLGAQILDPSGLAAIPDRVFSLNRLWDRMIAGGRAFGALHAGLWCDVGRPEGIAEAEAMLREGGDD
- a CDS encoding PD-(D/E)XK nuclease family protein, with translation MTDSRIFGIPPGLDFAAALVAGLRDRLSGQPPEAMARATLWVNSSRMRERVRAQFTTHELLPRIRLVTELAEVLPLPGLPPPEPGLRRRLQLTQLIARLLDAEPDLAPRSALYDLADSLAALMDEMAGEGVAPEAVSALDVSDHSLHWARTQRFLGIVAPFFGPDASPQAETRRRMVAARLADLWAAHPPQGPVIVAGSTGSRGATALMMQAVAALPMGALVLPGHDFDMPLPLWDGLDNALTAEDHPQYRTRHLLDLLGESAGRITPWVATPPPAPDRNRLVSLALRPAPVTDQWLTEGAHLPDLRDATAGLSLVEAPSPRAEALAIALMLRNAGEEGRTAALVTPDRDLARQVTVALDRWGIVPDDSAGRPLALSPPGRLLRQITGLFGQRITGDRLLALLKHPLVHTGAGRGEHLRLTRDLELHLRRKGPAFPDPGFLRGWGAAQTAPDWGNWLADCIAGLDQVGTRPLADHLAHHRALAEGLAAGPMPGSGELWLENPGEVAATAFAALESEAAHGGDLAPHDYAALFDAVIAGQEVRDVITPHPFLRIQGSREARELAADLVIMGGLNDGSWPQLPPPDPWLNRQMRMKAGLLLPERRIGLSAHDFQQAIAAPQVILTRAARSDEAESVPSRWLNRLVNLMQGLPDRQGPQALAAMRARGAEWLDMARALERPAQDTPRAQRPAPAPPAGARPRELPVTGIETLIRDPYAIYAREILRFRALDPLRAEPDARLRGSVLHKVMEVFARNGDRSVHGLLAAADTVLETEVPWPAARILWRQRIARVADWFLAFEADNAGAPVLLESAGGIEVAGTGFRLTARPDRIDMLADGRLHLYDYKTGTPPSPKQQQYFNQQLTLQAAMARLGGFGRIGPSEVAAATYVGLGSTPKAEPVDVAEEVLDKAWAGLAKLIATYLDPATGYAARRAMHKHGFGSDYDQLSRFGEWTMADSAVQMPVSKEGEA
- the addA gene encoding double-strand break repair helicase AddA, with translation MSLSASEVQQRAADPAHSVWTSANAGSGKTKVLTDRVARLLLSGTEPQRILCLTYTKAAAAEMQNRLFRRLGEWAMMPEPALRDALAGLGLTTAPDADTLAAARRLFARAIETPGGLKIQTIHSFCASLLRRFPLEAQVSPGFAEMDDRSADLLRAEIVEDMAERLAPGLIARLARQYTGEDFLRLAAEVARNRARFVGQSRPMLAAALGLAHDDSPQRLLADVFLGGEADWLTQVAGHLATGGVTDSKAALRLKALDLIGAGLRDLAGLEGVLLTGSSAKEPFSAKIGSFPTKATRGKLGSLIGPLEQLMGRVESARPRRLALEALERSATLHDFAAVFLPEYDRRKQARGWLDFDDLILRARDLLSVSSVAQWVLYRLDGGIDHILVDEAQDTGPDQWRVIELLAQEFTAGQGARDQGRTIFVVGDKKQSIYSFQGADLEKFDAMQAHFAQRLSAVGTALHLHPLEFSFRSSPAVLGAVDATCAPFESLGRVSHIAFRGAMPGRVDLWPVVAAEDDPDPGDWFDPVDLPSPRAPEVVLAERIAQQIRALLAAGTRIPRADGSTRPMRAGDVLILVQRRSALFHELIRACKAAGLPIAGADRLKLGAEIAVKDLAALLSFLATPEDDLSLATALRSPLFGWDEQQIYDLAQGRGRQWLWETLRKRDGHPETLAILHDLRNRADFLRPFELIDRILTRHDGRRRLIARLGSEAEDGIDQFLSQALAYERMEVPSLTGFLTWLSTDDVEVKRQADSAGDRIRVMTVHGSKGLEAPVVILPDTGDRRPQQGGETLVLADGTPVWKTGADHAPPPMADALADQQRRWLEENQRLLYVAMTRAESWLIVAAAGKVEKPESWHAGIRAGLLSLKAAPLDTPTGPGLRHAFGDWPADGEPVQAVAEVALALPGWATTPAPAVTKAPAPLKPSALGGAKALPGESLLSEAEAMARGTLLHRLLEVLPDHPPADWPALSAALGADATVLAEAQGVLAAPDLAFLFAPGTLAEVEFATTLNGRPMTGIIDRLVIGPDHVLAVDFKSNATVPATAGQVPDGLLRQMAAYAHALAAIYPGRRIDTALLWTSCARLMPLPHDIVSPALGRVGLP